In Streptococcus respiraculi, one DNA window encodes the following:
- the lepA gene encoding translation elongation factor 4, producing MNLEDLKKRQEKIRNFSIIAHIDHGKSTLADRILEKTETVSSREMQAQLLDSMDLERERGITIKLNAIELNYTAKDGETYIFHLIDTPGHVDFTYEVSRSLAACEGAILVVDAAQGIEAQTLANVYLALDNDLEILPIINKIDLPAADPERVRQEIEDVIGLDASEAVPTSAKAGIGIEEILEQIVEKVPAPAGDVTAPLKALIFDSVYDAYRGVILQVRVMDGVVKPGDTIQMMSNGKTFDVTEVGIFTPKAVGRDYLATGDVGYIAASIKTVADTRVGDTVTLATNPADAPLEGYKQMNPMVFAGIYPIDSNKYNDLREALEKLQLNDASLQFEPETSQALGFGFRCGFLGLLHMDVIQERIEREFNIDLIMTAPSVVYHVNMTDGEMLEVSNPSEFPDPTKIENIEEPYVKAQIMVPQEYVGSVMELAQRKRGDFVTMDYIDDNRVNVIYQIPLAEIVFDFFDKLKSSTRGYASFDYEISEYRPSKLVKMDILLNGDKVDALSFIVHKEFAYERGKLIVDKLKKIIPRQQFEVPIQAAIGQKIVARSDIKALRKNVLAKCYGGDVSRKRKLLEKQKAGKKRMKAIGSVEVPQEAFLSVLSMDDE from the coding sequence ATGAACTTAGAAGATTTAAAGAAACGTCAGGAGAAGATTCGCAACTTCTCGATTATAGCCCATATTGACCATGGGAAGTCTACCTTGGCAGACCGTATTTTGGAAAAGACAGAGACTGTATCCAGCCGTGAAATGCAGGCCCAGTTGCTGGATAGCATGGATTTGGAGCGCGAGCGTGGTATTACCATTAAGCTCAATGCCATTGAGTTGAACTATACTGCAAAAGACGGAGAAACCTACATTTTTCACTTGATTGACACCCCGGGGCACGTCGATTTTACCTATGAAGTATCGCGGTCGCTAGCTGCCTGTGAAGGTGCGATTTTGGTCGTTGATGCGGCGCAGGGAATCGAAGCTCAAACGCTTGCGAATGTCTATCTAGCCCTTGATAATGATTTGGAAATCCTACCGATTATCAACAAGATTGACTTGCCAGCAGCAGATCCAGAACGGGTTCGTCAAGAAATCGAAGATGTGATTGGTCTGGATGCGAGTGAAGCGGTGCCGACTTCTGCTAAGGCTGGAATCGGAATTGAAGAGATTTTAGAGCAAATTGTAGAAAAAGTTCCTGCCCCAGCAGGAGATGTGACAGCGCCACTCAAGGCCTTGATTTTTGATTCTGTTTATGATGCCTACCGTGGGGTTATCCTGCAAGTGCGGGTCATGGACGGTGTAGTCAAGCCTGGTGACACCATTCAAATGATGAGTAACGGCAAGACTTTTGATGTGACAGAGGTCGGAATTTTCACCCCGAAAGCCGTTGGACGGGATTACCTAGCAACCGGTGATGTTGGCTATATTGCAGCCTCTATCAAGACCGTTGCGGACACTCGTGTCGGAGATACGGTGACTTTAGCAACCAATCCAGCGGATGCCCCACTTGAAGGCTACAAGCAGATGAATCCAATGGTCTTTGCAGGGATTTATCCGATTGATTCTAATAAGTACAATGACCTGCGTGAGGCACTTGAAAAATTACAGCTCAACGATGCTAGCTTGCAATTTGAACCAGAAACTTCTCAAGCACTCGGATTTGGTTTCCGCTGCGGATTTTTAGGCTTGCTCCACATGGATGTCATTCAAGAGCGGATCGAGCGAGAATTTAATATTGACCTAATTATGACTGCCCCGTCTGTAGTCTATCATGTCAATATGACTGATGGTGAGATGCTTGAAGTATCTAACCCGTCTGAATTTCCAGATCCAACCAAGATTGAGAACATTGAAGAACCTTATGTCAAGGCGCAAATCATGGTACCGCAGGAATATGTCGGATCCGTTATGGAATTGGCACAGCGCAAGCGCGGCGATTTTGTGACCATGGATTATATTGATGACAATCGGGTCAATGTGATTTATCAGATTCCGCTTGCCGAAATTGTCTTTGATTTCTTTGACAAATTGAAATCCTCAACGCGTGGTTATGCAAGTTTTGACTACGAAATTTCAGAATATCGCCCATCGAAATTAGTGAAAATGGACATTCTATTGAATGGCGACAAGGTTGATGCCCTCAGCTTTATCGTCCACAAAGAATTTGCCTATGAACGTGGAAAATTGATTGTCGATAAGCTCAAGAAAATCATCCCACGTCAGCAATTCGAAGTCCCAATCCAAGCCGCTATCGGACAAAAAATCGTAGCCCGTAGTGACATCAAGGCGCTCCGCAAAAACGTCCTAGCTAAATGTTACGGAGGAGACGTCTCACGAAAACGCAAACTCCTCGAAAAACAAAAAGCCGGTAAAAAACGCATGAAAGCCATCGGAAGCGTCGAAGTCCCACAAGAAGCCTTCCTAAGCGTCTTGAGCATGGATGATGAATAA
- a CDS encoding amino acid ABC transporter ATP-binding protein has product MAQLKINVHDLHKSYGDNEVLKGITAKFYEGDVVCIIGPSGSGKSTFLRTMNLLETITSGQVTVDGFDLTDPKTDLDTFRSNVGMVFQHFNLFPHMTVLDNITFAPIQHKLMDKAEAETVGMELLEKVGLADKRDAMPDSLSGGQKQRVAIARALAMNPDIMLFDEPTSALDPEMVGDVLNVMKDLAEQGMTMLIVTHEMGFARKVANRVIFTDGGEFLEDGTPEQIFDNPQHPRLKDFLDKVLNV; this is encoded by the coding sequence ATGGCTCAATTAAAAATCAATGTCCATGATTTGCACAAATCTTATGGCGATAACGAAGTCTTAAAAGGCATTACTGCTAAATTTTATGAAGGAGACGTAGTCTGCATTATCGGGCCATCTGGTTCTGGTAAGTCCACTTTTTTGCGGACCATGAACCTACTTGAGACAATTACAAGCGGCCAGGTAACGGTGGATGGGTTTGATTTGACAGACCCTAAAACCGACCTTGATACCTTCCGCTCCAATGTCGGAATGGTATTCCAGCACTTCAATCTCTTCCCACATATGACCGTCTTAGACAATATCACCTTTGCACCGATTCAGCATAAATTGATGGACAAAGCAGAGGCTGAAACAGTCGGAATGGAATTACTTGAAAAAGTTGGTCTTGCTGACAAGCGTGACGCTATGCCTGATAGCCTTTCTGGTGGTCAAAAGCAACGTGTCGCAATCGCTCGTGCCCTTGCGATGAATCCTGATATTATGCTCTTTGATGAGCCGACTTCGGCCCTTGATCCTGAAATGGTCGGAGATGTACTAAACGTTATGAAAGACTTGGCCGAGCAAGGTATGACCATGCTGATTGTTACCCACGAAATGGGATTTGCTCGTAAGGTTGCCAACCGCGTTATCTTTACAGACGGCGGTGAGTTCCTTGAGGACGGCACGCCTGAGCAAATCTTTGACAACCCACAACACCCACGTTTGAAGGATTTCCTTGATAAGGTATTGAACGTATAG